A region from the Maniola jurtina chromosome 20, ilManJurt1.1, whole genome shotgun sequence genome encodes:
- the LOC123875821 gene encoding uncharacterized protein LOC123875821 codes for MGLSKDVKKELLERHLVPKNCTKIDAPKLNPEIKAALSDMLIKKDKAIENKQTQVAAEKPPSAETETGSCPNFKPEASVPGSSASGSSEEVRADSHDDIALTAAAAAAAAAALSASPTPAPLDPPSQADVDCREVIRTALLKRSVPPSSLNIMIASLSKNSIKQYDVAIRRWVSFCRKNNIDIYEASTPMVIYFLTELFQLGLQYGSLNSHRSALSLILGSRVGSDDRITRLFKGFYRLRPPAPKYDITWDPAVVLEFLANWYPNNNLNLEYLTKKVVTLLMLVTAHRVQTIGKINLDNITINNNHQLISIKIHDLIKTSRPGSAQPYLNIPFYKDRPEICPAKTLVTYIDRTKPLRNNEKVLFISFKKPHKSVSTNTISRWIKDTLSVSGVDTSIFSAHSVRHAATSAAYRKGINIDTIRNTAGWNGNSRVFARFYHRDIQCNQSNQFALSILNTEAD; via the exons ATGGGCTTATCCAAAGATGTCAAAAAGGAGCTATTGGAAAGACATCTTGTGCCAAAGAATTGTACTAAAATTGATGCACCAAAACTAAATCCAGAGATTAAGGCTGCTTTATCGGATATGCTCATTAAAAAGGATAAGGCGATAGAAAATAAGCAAACGCAGGTTGCAGCAG AAAAACCCCCCAGCGCAGAAACTGAGACCGGCTCCTGTCCAAACTTTAAACCGGAAGCCTCCGTTCCCGGCAGTTCGGCAAGCGGGAGCAGCGAGGAGGTACGAGCCGACAGCCACGACGACATCGCGCTCACGGCAGccgcagcagcagcagcagccgCCGCGCTCTCAGCGTCCCCCACGCCCGCGCCGCTAGACCCG CCATCCCAAGCTGACGTTGATTGCAGGGAAGTTATCAGGACGGCATTACTGAAGAGGAGTGTACCACCGTCatctttaaatattatgatagcTTCCCTgtcaaaaaattcaataaaacaatATGACGTCGCTATAAGACGTTGGGTAAGCTTTTGTAGAAAAAACAATATAGATATATATGAAGCGTCAACTCCAATGGTTATTTATTTTCTAACTGAACTGTTCCAGTTAGGTTTACAATATGGATCATTAAACAGTCATCGCTCCGCTCTATCGTTGATCCTAGGATCGAGAGTAGGGTCTGATGACCGCATTACTAGGCTTTTCAAAGGTTTCTATAGACTCCGTCCGCCAGCCCCAAAATATGATATAACATGGGATCCAGCcgtagttttagaatttttggcAAATTGGTAtccaaataacaatttaaatttagaatatttgaCTAAAAAGGTCGTCACTTTACTCATGCTAGTGACTGCACACAGAGTACAGACTATCGGAAAAATAAATTTAGATAATataactattaataataatcatcagttaatatcaataaaaatacatgatttaataaaaacgtCACGTCCAGGTTCAGCTCAACCTTATCTAAATATTCCTTTTTATAAAGACCGACCAGAGATATGTCCAGCGAAAACGTTGGTAACATACATCGATAGGACGAAACCtttaagaaataatgaaaaagtcTTATTCATCAGTTTTAAGAAACCACATAAATCAGTATCTACAAATACTATTAGTCGGTGGATAAAAGACACGCTATCAGTTAGCGGAGTTGACACTTCTATATTTTCTGCTCATTCCGTTAGACATGCAGCGACCTCTGCAGCTTATAGAAaaggtatcaatattgatacAATACGAAATACAGCAGGCTGGAATGGCAACTCCAGGGTATTTGCCAGATTTTATCATAGAGATATTCAGTGTAATCAATCTAATCAGTTTGCTCTATCAATCCTTAATACCGAAGCTGATTGA